Proteins encoded together in one Planctopirus ephydatiae window:
- a CDS encoding cytochrome c3 family protein — protein MQKFRFPTWLDRLLPVVGGLLAFGALYVGGMLFVGASPWTIDVGYQPTQPVPFSHALHAGKLKMDCRYCHNTVDRAAFAAVPSTATCIKCHRGADENGVITTTAVRSKSPKLLPVRESYASGNSVLWVKIHDLPDYAYFNHSAHVRRGVACVSCHGRIDKMEEVQQKKPLSMAWCLECHRNPEPNLRPPELVTQMDWAPPEGQSAEVIGAEIKKNLHIQTKENCSTCHR, from the coding sequence ATGCAGAAGTTTCGCTTTCCTACATGGCTGGATCGTCTTCTTCCCGTCGTTGGGGGGCTCCTGGCATTCGGTGCGTTGTATGTGGGTGGAATGCTGTTTGTCGGGGCGAGTCCCTGGACAATCGATGTTGGCTATCAGCCGACGCAGCCCGTTCCCTTCAGCCATGCATTACATGCGGGCAAATTGAAGATGGATTGCCGATACTGCCATAACACGGTCGATCGCGCTGCCTTTGCTGCAGTGCCATCAACCGCCACCTGCATCAAATGCCACCGCGGTGCTGATGAAAATGGTGTGATCACTACCACAGCCGTGCGTTCCAAGAGCCCCAAGCTGCTCCCCGTCCGTGAGAGCTACGCCTCTGGTAATTCGGTCTTGTGGGTGAAGATCCACGATCTGCCCGACTATGCCTACTTCAACCACAGTGCTCACGTTCGTCGAGGTGTGGCTTGTGTTTCTTGCCACGGCCGCATCGACAAAATGGAAGAAGTTCAGCAGAAGAAGCCTCTCTCGATGGCGTGGTGTCTGGAATGTCACCGCAATCCAGAGCCAAACTTGAGACCACCCGAACTGGTCACACAAATGGACTGGGCTCCACCTGAAGGTCAGTCAGCCGAGGTTATCGGAGCCGAGATTAAAAAGAATCTCCACATCCAGACCAAGGAAAACTGCTCGACCTGTCACCGATAG
- a CDS encoding TAT-variant-translocated molybdopterin oxidoreductase has translation MIFKRPVASQLPAEEIHTTMSIAANSPSKSADVPGLRSQSFIPNEYWRSLDELEQTPEFVEFLHREFPVAASEFPTGVSRRRWLQIMGASLALAGVSGCRWEREIIAPFVNRPSDRIPGEPQKFASAFEIGGVVRPLEVTAFDGRPIKVDGNPEHPLSGGGSDGYTQAMLLHLYDPDRSRDVAEIKAGKAFPSSWESYNSFASKLFPAAATSGGKGLRVLAEISSSASRARLKEAFLAKFPEAKWYEYEAVSFDNDRLGTVKAFGKPLRTVIDLTEADTIVALDADLFGSHPQATANLRQWALRRDPETGPMNRMYVAESQLSSAGGAADHRLPVRSADMPSLLAKLEKAVGEVLSGKTLSAKEGEPEQRWIHAAAGDLVASKGKSLVVVGLLHGEDVQARAHRLNSALGNIGKTVRFIADSTLTGDQAAPSSAEQLKALTAEMAAGQVDIALVLGGNPVYAAPKEIGFGEAYAKVKHRIHLSEYVDETSLASTWHLARSHQLESWADLKSWDGRLMLRQPLISPIFSTKSDLEVLAETAGDTDVVSLDIVRATLKNILPAAGFTEEFRRLAHDGFRKEEEISIVEVALKEGLELPEPAASASNEIEVVFVPSTSTFDGRFANNGWLQEAPDPLTKITWDNAAVISPETAKVLKVGYGEVISLAIGKGSIDLPVYLLPGQALNSIGVAIGYGRTAAGHVGGLISADVDPVGVDTASIKPAGANLVVGAKVAKTGRSYKLATTQDHHNIDVGGMKQVAQTVGKLVREGTLEDYKSHPDFAQHVVHIPPLDSLWPDQPWQLSKENRAWGMSIDLSKCVGCNACTIACQSENNVPIVGRDQVARGREMHWLRIDRYFKGPENDPQMVMQPLTCQQCENAPCEQVCPVAATAHSPEGLNDMAYNRCVGTRYCANNCPYKVRRFNFLDYNKKYETAQADGQDLTLLILNPEVTVRERGVMEKCTYCVQRIQHVKIVAKNEQREIRDGEIVTACQQACPARAIEFGDLRQPEWNVSKNHNSPRAYAILAELNTRPRTKYLARIRNLHPELAPPSEHAHGGHGSHGHDDHGHGNDKHGEAKHDDHTHGKDGHDDHDHPEKPATKKPEEAKKEAAARKATLQDILKGTMLS, from the coding sequence GTGATTTTCAAACGCCCGGTTGCCAGCCAATTGCCCGCTGAAGAGATCCATACGACCATGTCGATTGCCGCTAATTCGCCGTCGAAAAGTGCCGATGTTCCCGGTCTGCGGAGCCAGTCGTTCATTCCCAATGAATATTGGCGAAGTCTCGATGAATTGGAGCAGACCCCTGAGTTTGTCGAATTTCTGCATCGCGAATTTCCAGTCGCGGCTTCTGAATTCCCGACAGGCGTCAGCCGCCGTCGTTGGCTGCAGATCATGGGTGCCTCACTGGCATTAGCCGGTGTCAGTGGTTGCCGCTGGGAGCGCGAGATCATCGCTCCTTTCGTCAACCGCCCCTCGGATCGTATTCCCGGCGAACCCCAGAAGTTTGCCTCAGCCTTCGAAATTGGTGGTGTTGTCCGTCCTCTGGAAGTGACCGCCTTCGATGGTCGTCCGATCAAGGTCGATGGCAATCCAGAGCATCCTTTAAGTGGCGGCGGCAGCGACGGCTACACCCAGGCGATGCTGCTTCATCTCTACGACCCAGATCGTTCCCGCGATGTGGCAGAAATCAAGGCAGGCAAAGCCTTTCCTTCCAGCTGGGAAAGTTACAACTCGTTTGCCAGCAAGCTCTTCCCAGCCGCTGCGACATCTGGCGGCAAAGGTCTGCGAGTTCTCGCTGAAATCAGCTCGTCTGCATCTCGAGCCCGCCTCAAAGAAGCGTTTCTGGCCAAGTTCCCGGAAGCCAAGTGGTACGAATACGAGGCTGTGAGTTTCGACAATGACCGTCTCGGCACAGTTAAAGCCTTCGGTAAGCCACTTCGCACAGTGATCGATCTCACTGAAGCTGACACGATTGTCGCTCTCGATGCCGATTTGTTTGGCAGTCATCCCCAGGCCACCGCCAATTTACGGCAGTGGGCTCTCCGGCGTGATCCCGAAACTGGCCCTATGAACCGCATGTATGTGGCCGAAAGTCAGCTCTCCAGTGCTGGCGGCGCTGCAGATCATCGACTGCCTGTGCGGAGTGCCGATATGCCCAGCCTCCTGGCCAAGCTGGAAAAAGCCGTCGGCGAAGTTCTCTCTGGAAAAACACTCAGTGCTAAAGAAGGTGAGCCGGAGCAGCGCTGGATTCATGCCGCCGCTGGCGATCTTGTGGCTAGCAAAGGGAAATCGCTGGTCGTTGTCGGCCTGCTCCATGGCGAAGATGTCCAGGCCCGCGCTCACCGCCTCAACAGTGCTCTGGGCAACATCGGCAAGACCGTTCGCTTTATTGCGGATTCCACGTTGACTGGCGATCAGGCAGCTCCCTCATCGGCTGAGCAACTGAAGGCCCTGACGGCTGAGATGGCCGCTGGTCAGGTTGATATTGCCCTGGTACTCGGTGGTAACCCGGTCTATGCGGCCCCGAAAGAAATTGGCTTTGGGGAAGCCTACGCCAAGGTAAAGCACCGGATTCATTTGAGTGAGTATGTCGATGAGACCTCACTTGCCAGTACATGGCATCTGGCTCGTTCGCACCAGTTGGAATCGTGGGCTGATCTGAAGTCGTGGGACGGCCGGTTGATGCTGCGTCAGCCACTGATCTCGCCGATTTTCAGCACCAAGTCCGATCTGGAAGTGCTGGCTGAAACCGCTGGCGATACCGACGTCGTATCGCTGGATATTGTGCGGGCCACGCTGAAAAACATTCTGCCGGCTGCTGGCTTTACCGAAGAATTTCGTCGGCTGGCTCATGATGGCTTCCGCAAGGAAGAAGAGATTTCCATCGTCGAAGTCGCTCTCAAGGAAGGTCTGGAGCTTCCAGAGCCAGCTGCCAGTGCCAGCAATGAGATCGAAGTGGTCTTCGTCCCCTCGACCAGCACGTTTGATGGCCGGTTTGCCAACAATGGCTGGTTGCAGGAAGCCCCCGATCCACTCACCAAGATCACGTGGGATAATGCAGCCGTCATCAGCCCTGAAACTGCCAAAGTACTCAAGGTGGGCTATGGTGAGGTCATTTCGCTGGCTATTGGAAAAGGCTCGATCGATCTGCCAGTCTATTTGCTGCCAGGTCAGGCTCTCAATTCGATTGGAGTCGCCATTGGGTATGGTCGCACAGCCGCCGGTCATGTGGGTGGGCTGATCTCGGCTGATGTTGATCCTGTGGGTGTCGATACCGCCTCGATCAAGCCAGCCGGTGCCAACCTCGTCGTGGGTGCCAAGGTTGCCAAAACAGGCCGTTCCTACAAGCTCGCCACCACTCAGGATCACCACAACATTGATGTGGGTGGCATGAAACAAGTGGCTCAAACAGTGGGCAAACTGGTGCGGGAAGGGACACTCGAAGACTACAAGTCTCATCCTGACTTCGCCCAGCATGTGGTTCACATTCCACCGCTGGATTCGCTCTGGCCCGATCAACCCTGGCAGTTATCTAAGGAAAACCGCGCCTGGGGGATGTCGATTGATCTCTCGAAGTGCGTGGGCTGCAATGCCTGCACGATTGCCTGCCAGTCGGAAAACAACGTGCCGATTGTCGGTCGCGATCAGGTGGCCCGCGGTCGCGAAATGCACTGGTTGCGGATTGACCGCTACTTCAAAGGTCCCGAGAACGACCCGCAGATGGTCATGCAGCCACTCACCTGTCAGCAGTGTGAAAACGCTCCCTGCGAGCAGGTTTGCCCTGTGGCAGCGACGGCTCACAGCCCCGAAGGGCTCAATGACATGGCGTACAACCGCTGTGTCGGTACTCGCTACTGTGCGAACAACTGCCCCTACAAGGTTCGCCGCTTTAACTTCCTTGATTACAACAAGAAATACGAGACAGCTCAGGCCGATGGCCAGGATCTGACACTCCTCATTCTCAATCCGGAAGTGACCGTTCGTGAACGTGGTGTGATGGAAAAATGCACCTACTGCGTCCAGCGTATTCAGCACGTCAAGATTGTCGCCAAAAACGAACAGCGTGAGATTCGTGATGGTGAGATTGTGACAGCCTGTCAGCAGGCCTGTCCCGCCAGGGCCATCGAGTTCGGCGATCTTCGTCAACCCGAGTGGAATGTCAGCAAGAATCATAACTCGCCCCGGGCCTATGCGATTCTTGCAGAACTCAATACCAGACCTCGCACCAAGTATCTGGCCCGTATTCGCAACCTCCACCCGGAACTCGCTCCACCTTCTGAGCATGCTCATGGTGGGCACGGCAGTCATGGCCACGATGATCATGGTCACGGCAATGATAAACACGGTGAAGCCAAGCATGATGATCATACTCACGGCAAGGATGGTCACGACGATCATGACCATCCCGAAAAGCCAGCCACGAAAAAGCCCGAAGAAGCCAAGAAAGAAGCTGCGGCCCGCAAGGCCACTCTCCAGGACATCCTGAAGGGCACCATGTTGAGCTGA
- the nrfD gene encoding NrfD/PsrC family molybdoenzyme membrane anchor subunit, producing MAAISPTMLDVVDIDNTIETPGRRSELVTRNSSYAEITDSVCYAAESPHPPLAWYVAFAISTSLTMMLGLMVTYLLFTGIGVWGNNSPVFWAWDIVNFVFWVGIGHAGTLISAILFLFRQNWRTSINRAAEAMTIFAVVCAGMFPTIHVGRIWVIYYLIPYGPNQHAIWPQFRSPLLWDVFAVSTYATVSLLFWYMGMIPDLATFRDRATTRWKYNLYGLLSLGWTGSARHWHRYERAYLLLAALATPLVLSVHTVVSFDFATSQIPGWHTTIFPPYFVAGAIFGGFGMVVTLLVPARALFGLEHLITLRHMENMNKVILATGTIVGYAYAMEFFIAWYGGNPYEQFAFTNRMFGPYAWAYWTMIACNVISPQVFWFKKCRTSPLVMWIVSIFVNIGMWFERFVIVVISLSRDYLPSSWGYYSPTWVDILTLIGSFGLFTTLFLLFCRFLPIVAMAEVKGVVHQHNHAVGHHEHDAAH from the coding sequence ATGGCAGCAATTTCTCCCACGATGCTCGATGTTGTTGATATCGACAACACAATCGAGACACCGGGTCGGCGTTCTGAGCTGGTGACTCGGAACAGCAGTTATGCCGAGATTACCGATTCGGTCTGCTACGCTGCCGAGTCACCCCACCCACCGCTGGCGTGGTATGTGGCCTTTGCCATCTCAACTTCGCTGACGATGATGCTGGGGCTGATGGTGACTTACCTTCTATTCACCGGTATTGGTGTGTGGGGTAATAACTCGCCTGTCTTCTGGGCGTGGGACATTGTCAACTTCGTGTTCTGGGTCGGTATTGGACACGCTGGAACGCTGATTTCGGCTATTTTGTTCCTCTTCCGTCAGAACTGGCGCACGAGTATTAACCGTGCTGCCGAAGCGATGACGATCTTTGCTGTGGTGTGTGCGGGGATGTTCCCGACAATTCACGTCGGACGTATCTGGGTGATTTACTATCTCATCCCTTATGGCCCGAACCAGCATGCGATCTGGCCGCAATTCCGCAGTCCACTTTTGTGGGACGTCTTTGCGGTTTCGACTTATGCGACCGTCTCGCTGCTCTTCTGGTACATGGGGATGATCCCCGATCTCGCCACCTTCCGGGATCGAGCCACGACCCGCTGGAAGTACAATCTCTACGGCCTGTTGTCACTCGGCTGGACAGGCTCAGCCCGCCACTGGCATCGATATGAGCGGGCCTATCTGCTCCTGGCAGCACTCGCCACGCCGCTGGTGCTCTCTGTGCATACGGTGGTGTCGTTCGATTTCGCAACTTCGCAAATTCCCGGCTGGCACACCACGATCTTCCCCCCCTACTTCGTCGCGGGTGCGATTTTCGGTGGCTTCGGAATGGTGGTCACACTTCTGGTGCCGGCTCGAGCACTCTTCGGATTGGAACATCTGATTACTCTCCGCCACATGGAGAACATGAACAAGGTGATCCTCGCCACGGGTACCATCGTGGGTTATGCCTATGCGATGGAATTCTTCATTGCCTGGTACGGTGGTAACCCTTACGAACAGTTTGCCTTCACCAACCGTATGTTCGGCCCCTATGCCTGGGCCTACTGGACGATGATTGCCTGTAACGTCATCAGTCCGCAGGTCTTCTGGTTTAAGAAGTGTCGGACTTCACCGCTGGTCATGTGGATCGTGTCGATTTTCGTCAACATCGGGATGTGGTTCGAACGCTTCGTGATTGTGGTGATCTCGTTGAGCCGCGATTACCTCCCTTCCAGTTGGGGTTATTACAGCCCGACCTGGGTCGATATTCTCACGTTAATTGGCAGCTTCGGGCTGTTTACCACACTGTTCTTACTCTTCTGCCGCTTCCTGCCCATCGTGGCCATGGCCGAAGTGAAGGGTGTGGTACATCAGCACAATCATGCCGTCGGTCATCACGAGCACGATGCAGCTCACTGA
- a CDS encoding quinol:electron acceptor oxidoreductase subunit ActD, whose protein sequence is MTSTPHDEASPGTAEAAVRGVAPAADPKQPVAYVLAEYSTPEALVKAARQVYQQGYTKFDAHSPFPIHGIDDAMGIKFTHLPWFTFFAGGLGIITATLLIYYTNKEWYPYLISGKPLFSIPSAAPVMFELMVLFAAITTLLGMLALNRLPLFTHPLFQSTRFQRVTNDKFFLSIDARDPKYKSEKTIQLLTGLGAEYVETCHKEASAPLPWAFRTAVFLGLLLAMVPVSMVAWKRSTYSREPRIRVIFDMVSQPKKKTQTTSTLWQDGRAMRPWVEGTIAKGELKADDAFYRGLKPGGLNAVAATTVSMTNLVANQDGAAAAAATPGAPATPPDPLDKLPWIEDFPLEVTPELMKRGQERYNIYCATCHGLGGVGNGLVTIRAIELAEGTWVPPVTFHSEGLRKQPIGRMFHSISNGVRKMPGYGDQIPERDRWAILLYVRALQKSKFAPLSDVPPEKVNQLTDVAP, encoded by the coding sequence GTGACATCCACTCCTCATGACGAAGCTTCTCCCGGAACGGCTGAAGCAGCGGTTCGGGGTGTGGCTCCGGCGGCTGATCCCAAACAACCCGTCGCCTATGTCCTGGCCGAATATTCGACACCAGAAGCACTGGTGAAAGCTGCTCGTCAGGTCTACCAGCAGGGCTATACGAAGTTCGATGCCCACTCGCCCTTCCCGATTCACGGGATCGACGACGCCATGGGGATCAAGTTCACACACCTGCCCTGGTTCACCTTCTTCGCAGGTGGTCTGGGAATCATCACTGCAACACTGCTGATCTATTACACAAATAAGGAGTGGTACCCTTACCTGATCAGTGGTAAGCCGCTCTTTTCGATTCCGTCTGCTGCACCTGTAATGTTCGAACTGATGGTGCTCTTTGCAGCCATCACGACACTGCTCGGCATGCTGGCACTCAATCGCCTCCCGCTTTTCACTCATCCGTTGTTTCAAAGCACTCGCTTCCAGCGCGTCACCAACGACAAATTCTTCCTCAGCATTGACGCTCGCGATCCGAAGTACAAAAGCGAAAAGACGATTCAACTGCTGACTGGCCTGGGTGCTGAATACGTCGAGACTTGCCATAAAGAAGCTTCCGCCCCACTGCCGTGGGCATTCCGGACAGCCGTCTTTCTGGGCCTGCTTCTCGCCATGGTTCCCGTTTCCATGGTCGCCTGGAAGCGCTCGACCTATTCGCGTGAACCACGCATTCGTGTCATCTTTGATATGGTTTCGCAACCTAAAAAGAAGACACAGACCACCTCAACATTATGGCAGGATGGCAGGGCCATGCGTCCGTGGGTGGAAGGGACCATCGCTAAAGGTGAGCTGAAGGCTGATGACGCTTTCTACCGCGGCTTGAAACCTGGCGGGCTCAATGCAGTGGCGGCCACGACCGTCTCGATGACCAATCTGGTTGCGAATCAGGACGGTGCAGCAGCAGCAGCAGCCACACCAGGCGCTCCCGCGACACCTCCTGATCCTCTCGACAAGCTCCCCTGGATAGAGGACTTCCCTCTGGAAGTCACACCCGAGCTGATGAAACGTGGTCAAGAGCGCTACAACATTTACTGCGCGACATGTCACGGCCTGGGTGGCGTAGGCAATGGACTGGTCACGATCCGTGCGATTGAACTGGCCGAAGGAACCTGGGTTCCTCCCGTCACCTTCCATTCGGAAGGTTTACGTAAACAACCGATCGGCCGGATGTTCCATTCGATTAGCAACGGTGTCCGCAAGATGCCTGGCTATGGCGACCAAATTCCCGAACGTGACCGCTGGGCGATCCTGCTGTATGTCCGGGCGCTGCAGAAAAGTAAATTTGCTCCTCTGTCCGATGTTCCACCAGAAAAGGTGAATCAACTGACAGATGTCGCTCCCTGA
- a CDS encoding quinol:cytochrome C oxidoreductase: MSHALTPEHSTTGSHAQAGSWKEHQTLGALAGKIWLPALVTGVAGLVVAAGAAAFTGGLRQFLFAYLTAFMYVLSFTLGSMLFVLVQHLTRAGWGVVIRRMQELIASAVLPLSILFLPILVAVLMGNGEVYQWNNPAFVADHPLVQAKASYLNSGWFTVRAVAYFAIWIFITRFLLRNSLKQDQTPDPSITIKLEERSGPLIFLFALSCTFAAIDWMMSLAPEWYSTIFGVYYFAGSMVGSFALLNLLIILLQKPAGLLSPISVEHRHDTGKLMFGFTCFWAYIGFSQYMLIWYANIPEETLWFQARQNGGWEYVSLALIFGHFFIPALLLLRRQFKRSKSQLAFVSVWLLVMHYVDLYWLIYPQFAPSPVFGLVEIGALVGLVGLFVAALVKAAGQHSLLPLNDPRLDESLKFHNI, from the coding sequence ATGTCTCACGCCTTGACTCCTGAACACTCAACGACTGGCAGCCACGCTCAGGCAGGTTCCTGGAAGGAGCATCAGACGCTGGGAGCTCTTGCCGGCAAGATCTGGCTCCCTGCTCTCGTGACAGGAGTGGCGGGCCTGGTGGTGGCTGCTGGCGCTGCCGCCTTCACTGGCGGTTTGAGGCAGTTTCTGTTCGCCTATCTGACGGCTTTCATGTATGTCCTCAGTTTCACGCTGGGCTCGATGCTCTTCGTCCTCGTCCAGCATCTGACGAGAGCCGGCTGGGGTGTGGTGATTCGCCGGATGCAGGAACTAATTGCTTCAGCAGTCTTGCCCCTTTCGATCCTTTTTCTGCCGATCCTGGTGGCTGTCCTGATGGGGAATGGCGAAGTTTACCAGTGGAACAATCCTGCCTTTGTGGCTGATCATCCCCTGGTCCAGGCCAAAGCCAGCTATCTGAATTCCGGCTGGTTCACAGTCAGAGCTGTGGCCTATTTTGCGATCTGGATTTTCATCACCCGGTTCCTCCTGAGGAACTCTCTCAAGCAGGATCAGACTCCCGATCCTTCGATCACCATTAAGCTGGAAGAACGCAGCGGTCCGCTGATTTTCCTCTTTGCTCTCTCCTGCACCTTCGCTGCCATCGACTGGATGATGTCTCTCGCACCGGAGTGGTACAGCACGATTTTTGGTGTCTACTACTTCGCGGGTTCCATGGTCGGTTCTTTTGCACTGTTGAATCTGCTGATTATTCTGCTGCAGAAGCCTGCCGGCCTGCTCTCACCCATCTCGGTGGAGCATCGGCATGATACCGGCAAGCTCATGTTCGGCTTCACCTGCTTCTGGGCCTATATCGGTTTCTCGCAGTACATGCTGATCTGGTATGCGAACATTCCGGAAGAAACTCTCTGGTTCCAGGCCCGCCAGAATGGTGGCTGGGAATATGTCTCTCTGGCGCTGATCTTCGGCCACTTTTTCATCCCCGCGCTCCTGCTGCTCCGCAGACAATTCAAACGCAGCAAAAGCCAATTGGCTTTCGTCTCGGTTTGGCTGCTGGTCATGCACTACGTCGATCTGTACTGGCTGATTTATCCACAGTTTGCTCCATCGCCCGTTTTTGGTCTGGTTGAGATCGGAGCACTGGTCGGACTGGTGGGATTGTTTGTGGCAGCTTTGGTTAAGGCTGCAGGACAGCACAGCCTGCTGCCACTGAATGATCCGCGACTGGATGAGTCACTCAAGTTCCACAATATCTAA
- a CDS encoding SCO family protein: protein MSLINSQSVSARDVVSGGLATGGEVRSVLNDRQPKALDDVGVDEHLGDQIPLDLNFLASNGDMLKLKEIFRGDRPVILSLNYSGCPMLCNLQLTGLMKGLSKVDWDIGNQFRVVSISIDPRESPEKAAETRQKYLQEYGRPAGVDGLFFLTGNQNAIDRITRSIGFKYHYVPDRKEYAHTAVAVLCSPEGRIVRYLYGIEQDPRTLKLSLVEASEGKVGAPFERILLYCFHYDAKAGRYGPAAMNLMKLGGLFMTAVLAIWLTWHWRHSKPSSATGSAIPAAASAPTGLS from the coding sequence ATGTCGTTGATCAATTCCCAGAGCGTCTCAGCCAGAGATGTCGTTTCTGGCGGTCTGGCAACTGGCGGCGAAGTGCGTTCGGTTCTGAATGATCGTCAGCCGAAAGCCCTGGATGATGTCGGTGTGGATGAACATCTGGGTGACCAGATTCCCCTCGACCTCAATTTTCTGGCCTCCAATGGCGACATGTTGAAGCTGAAGGAAATCTTTCGTGGCGATCGCCCGGTGATTCTTTCGCTCAATTACAGTGGTTGCCCCATGCTCTGCAACCTGCAACTGACTGGGCTGATGAAAGGTCTGTCCAAGGTTGACTGGGATATCGGCAATCAGTTTCGCGTGGTTTCTATCAGTATCGATCCTCGAGAATCTCCCGAAAAAGCGGCCGAAACCCGACAAAAGTATCTGCAGGAATACGGCCGTCCCGCAGGCGTTGATGGTCTCTTCTTTCTCACAGGAAATCAGAACGCGATCGATCGCATCACGCGCTCGATCGGTTTCAAGTACCATTATGTTCCCGACCGCAAGGAGTATGCACATACGGCTGTCGCTGTCCTGTGCAGTCCCGAAGGTCGAATTGTTCGCTATTTGTATGGGATCGAACAGGATCCCCGAACCCTTAAGCTCTCACTGGTCGAAGCCTCTGAAGGCAAGGTGGGGGCACCTTTCGAGCGGATTCTCCTGTACTGTTTTCACTACGATGCCAAAGCTGGGCGATATGGGCCTGCAGCCATGAATCTGATGAAGTTGGGTGGGTTGTTCATGACCGCTGTGCTGGCCATCTGGTTGACATGGCATTGGCGACATTCCAAACCAAGTTCAGCAACAGGCAGTGCCATTCCTGCTGCTGCGTCAGCACCAACAGGTCTGTCGTGA
- the coxB gene encoding cytochrome c oxidase subunit II codes for MWLSKFAVSFVPAQLTSSYWLPEPNSTFAPEVDGLFMFIFWLSVFFFVLIVGLGVYFALKYRRVGTTEVVVPSSSHNTALEATWSLIPTALIFVIFGWGFVGFVDMRTPPENAYEVQVNAKKWAWNFTYPGGLQDSDLHLPVDQPTVLTMTSDDVIHSLFIPAFRAKMDVVPGRYNKLWFHPTKTGENVLFCTEYCGREHSGMNRKVFVYEEGGVEKKLAEIQETMDKMDPAELGKITFTKSGCMQCHSIDGSKKVGPSFLGLFGTTHDITTGEKITVDENYIRESILEPMAKIAAGYNPQMPSYKGQLREKQIEGLIAYIKSLKNSSSK; via the coding sequence ATGTGGTTGTCGAAGTTCGCTGTTTCTTTCGTGCCGGCACAACTGACCAGCAGCTATTGGCTGCCTGAGCCGAATTCGACCTTTGCACCAGAGGTTGACGGCCTCTTCATGTTCATCTTCTGGCTCAGCGTCTTCTTCTTCGTGCTGATCGTCGGTCTTGGTGTTTACTTCGCACTCAAGTACCGCCGCGTCGGCACCACGGAAGTGGTCGTCCCATCCTCCAGTCATAACACGGCCCTGGAAGCGACCTGGTCACTCATTCCCACCGCTCTCATTTTCGTCATTTTCGGGTGGGGCTTTGTGGGCTTCGTTGATATGCGTACCCCGCCGGAAAACGCTTACGAAGTGCAGGTCAATGCGAAAAAGTGGGCGTGGAACTTCACCTACCCTGGTGGATTGCAGGATTCAGATCTGCATCTTCCCGTCGATCAGCCGACAGTTCTGACGATGACCTCAGATGATGTGATTCACAGCCTCTTTATTCCCGCTTTCCGCGCCAAGATGGACGTGGTTCCAGGTCGATACAACAAGCTCTGGTTCCATCCGACCAAGACTGGTGAAAATGTCCTCTTTTGCACTGAGTATTGCGGCAGAGAACATTCGGGCATGAATCGCAAAGTCTTTGTTTACGAAGAAGGTGGTGTCGAAAAGAAGCTGGCCGAAATTCAGGAAACCATGGATAAAATGGACCCGGCCGAATTGGGCAAAATCACCTTTACCAAATCTGGTTGTATGCAGTGTCACTCGATTGACGGCAGCAAAAAGGTTGGCCCCAGTTTCCTGGGTTTGTTTGGCACCACACACGACATTACGACGGGTGAAAAGATCACCGTCGATGAGAATTACATTCGAGAATCGATTCTCGAACCCATGGCCAAGATTGCTGCTGGCTACAATCCCCAGATGCCTTCTTACAAAGGCCAGTTGCGTGAGAAGCAGATCGAGGGTTTGATTGCCTATATCAAGTCGCTCAAGAACAGCAGTTCCAAATAA